From Triticum aestivum cultivar Chinese Spring chromosome 4A, IWGSC CS RefSeq v2.1, whole genome shotgun sequence, a single genomic window includes:
- the LOC123083282 gene encoding uncharacterized protein: protein MAINLLILPLDEVGRLYPARLEMAPTMRSGRRCWNRPAEVLRRHDGDATSVAGEDASVDGGAVTTWRRCWNRLAEVLHPLPGKLHPLSSVLGEVLEPLDGGVTSMAGRQAGGSTDEG, encoded by the exons ATGGCCATCAATCTCCTCATCCTCCCCCTCGATGAGGTCGGACGCCTGTATCCCGCGAGGCTGGAGATGGCGCCCACCATGAGGAGTGGACGGAGGTGCTGGAACCGCCCAGCAGAGGTGCTACGACGGCATGACGGAGATGCTACCTCCGTCGCCGGTGAAGATGCATCCGTCGACGGCGGCGCTGTGACGACATGGCGGAGGTGTTGGAACCGGCTGGCAGAGGTGTTGCATCCGTTGCCGGGGAAGCTGCATCCCCTGTCGTCAGTGTTGGGTGAGGTGCTGGAACCGCTCGACGGAGGTGTTACATCCATGGCTG GGAGGCAGGCGGGGGGCAGCACCGACGAGGGGTGA